A section of the Bryobacteraceae bacterium genome encodes:
- the gcvH gene encoding glycine cleavage system H protein, translating into MSYPENFRYTKEHEWIQVEGGIGTVGITDHAQKELGDIVYVDLPKPGTAVEAGKPLGSVESVKAVSDIYSPVSGEVVEVNELLATAPEKLNEDPHGAAWLVRIRLSNPAELDGLLSAADYQAYLGT; encoded by the coding sequence ATGAGCTATCCAGAAAACTTCCGTTATACGAAAGAGCACGAATGGATCCAGGTGGAGGGCGGCATTGGAACGGTGGGCATCACCGACCACGCCCAGAAAGAGCTCGGCGACATCGTCTACGTCGACCTGCCGAAGCCCGGCACGGCCGTCGAAGCGGGCAAGCCGCTCGGCTCGGTGGAAAGCGTCAAGGCGGTCAGCGACATCTATTCTCCCGTCTCCGGCGAGGTCGTCGAAGTGAATGAACTGCTCGCCACCGCGCCTGAAAAACTGAACGAGGACCCCCACGGCGCGGCCTGGCTCGTCCGGATCCGCCTCAGCAACCCGGCCGAACTCGACGGCCTGCTGTCGGCTGCGGATTATCAGGCGTATCTTGGCACCTGA
- a CDS encoding aminomethyltransferase → MLKQIPLAALHRAAGAKMVDFGGWEMPLQYTGILDEHRAVRTAAGLFDVSHMGEIEIRGPEALQLVQWVTTNDAARLADGQAQYSGLLYEHGGFVDDILVHRVAANHYFLCVNASNQDKDFEHIHSQNRWNCTVENRGADYAQLAIQGPRAAEILQKLTPVELASIRYYRFRDGEVGGRPARIARTGYTGEDGFELYIAPADAAAIWQALLDAGRDAGLRPCGLGARNTLRMEAGMALYGHEIDASITPLEAGLEWIVKWDKGDFCGRARLERQKAAGVRRKLIGFEMRGRGIGRDGYEVRVGGRPAGWVTSGGPAPTLNKNIGMCYLPAELARPGTAIEVVVREQPVEAVTVPIPFYRRPK, encoded by the coding sequence ATGCTAAAGCAGATCCCGCTGGCCGCCCTCCACCGCGCCGCGGGCGCGAAGATGGTCGATTTTGGCGGCTGGGAGATGCCGCTGCAATACACTGGCATTCTCGACGAGCACCGCGCCGTGCGCACCGCCGCCGGGCTGTTCGACGTCAGCCACATGGGCGAGATCGAGATCCGCGGGCCCGAAGCGCTTCAGCTCGTCCAGTGGGTGACGACCAACGACGCCGCCCGCCTCGCCGACGGCCAGGCGCAGTACTCCGGGCTGTTGTACGAGCACGGCGGTTTCGTCGACGACATCCTCGTCCACCGCGTGGCCGCGAATCACTATTTCCTCTGCGTCAACGCGTCCAATCAGGACAAGGACTTCGAACACATCCACTCGCAGAACCGCTGGAACTGCACGGTGGAAAACCGCGGCGCCGACTACGCGCAGCTCGCCATCCAGGGGCCGCGCGCGGCGGAGATCCTTCAGAAGCTGACCCCGGTGGAGCTGGCTTCCATCCGCTACTATCGCTTCCGCGACGGCGAAGTCGGCGGCCGCCCTGCGCGCATCGCCCGCACCGGCTACACCGGCGAAGACGGCTTTGAGCTTTACATCGCGCCCGCCGACGCCGCCGCGATCTGGCAGGCGCTGCTTGACGCGGGCCGCGACGCGGGGCTTCGGCCCTGCGGGCTTGGGGCGCGCAACACGCTGCGCATGGAGGCGGGGATGGCTCTGTACGGCCACGAAATCGATGCCTCCATCACGCCGCTCGAGGCGGGGCTCGAATGGATCGTCAAGTGGGACAAGGGCGATTTTTGCGGACGCGCGCGGCTGGAGCGGCAGAAGGCTGCTGGCGTGCGCCGGAAACTGATCGGATTTGAGATGCGCGGCCGCGGCATTGGCCGCGACGGCTATGAAGTCCGCGTCGGCGGCCGGCCTGCCGGCTGGGTCACCTCCGGCGGCCCCGCGCCGACGCTGAACAAAAACATCGGGATGTGTTACCTGCCTGCGGAGCTCGCCCGTCCGGGCACAGCCATTGAGGTTGTCGTGCGTGAGCAGCCCGTCGAGGCGGTCACCGTCCCCATCCCCTTTTATCGGCGGCCGAAATGA
- a CDS encoding transcriptional regulator — protein sequence MSQMERIYVIHRLLETNRAVPLSRIMDELEISRATAKRDLQFMRDRLLAPIEYDPELRGYRYVEDGSPERADGGAPQRYQLPGVWLTSGEMTALLLLRDFVEQLDSRLLADALGPALKKIESLLNAGKVKQKDIRRRFRLMVARHRPVNDQIFRIVSTAVLQQKKLGLLYFSRSRGEILERVVSPQRLIWYNANWYLDAWCHLREDFRSFALDAIRGATLLREKAEEYPQDLLDRRLGAGYGIFAGEPDKVAVLRFRLPASRWIEREEWHPKQRLTPLAGNEVRLEVPYSDSRELVQDILRFMPDVVVEAPDSLREQVIECLEGGLAAQHAEQRKPAASAQQMSTG from the coding sequence ATGAGTCAGATGGAACGGATTTATGTGATCCACCGGCTTCTGGAAACAAACCGGGCGGTTCCGCTCAGCCGCATCATGGATGAACTGGAAATCAGCCGTGCGACGGCAAAGCGGGACCTGCAATTCATGCGGGACCGGCTTCTGGCGCCCATTGAATATGACCCGGAATTGCGCGGCTACCGCTATGTGGAGGATGGTTCGCCGGAGAGGGCGGACGGCGGCGCGCCGCAGCGCTACCAGTTGCCGGGCGTCTGGCTCACGTCAGGAGAGATGACCGCGCTGCTGTTGCTGCGCGATTTTGTCGAGCAGCTCGATTCGCGGCTGCTGGCCGACGCGCTCGGGCCGGCGCTGAAAAAGATCGAGTCCCTGCTGAATGCAGGCAAGGTGAAGCAGAAGGACATCCGGAGGCGTTTCCGGCTGATGGTGGCGCGTCACCGGCCTGTGAACGACCAGATTTTTCGCATCGTGAGCACAGCGGTGCTCCAGCAGAAAAAACTCGGGCTGCTCTATTTCAGCCGCTCGCGGGGTGAAATCCTGGAGCGGGTCGTGAGTCCGCAGCGGCTCATCTGGTACAACGCCAACTGGTATCTGGACGCCTGGTGCCATCTGCGCGAGGATTTCCGCAGCTTTGCCCTGGACGCAATCCGCGGCGCGACGCTGCTCAGGGAGAAGGCGGAGGAATATCCGCAGGATCTGCTGGACCGCCGGCTGGGAGCGGGCTACGGGATCTTCGCCGGCGAGCCGGACAAGGTGGCGGTATTGCGGTTCCGGCTGCCCGCGTCGCGGTGGATCGAGCGGGAAGAATGGCATCCGAAGCAGCGGCTGACCCCGCTGGCCGGCAACGAGGTGCGGCTGGAGGTGCCGTATTCGGATTCCCGCGAACTGGTGCAGGACATTCTGCGCTTCATGCCGGACGTGGTGGTGGAAGCGCCGGACTCGCTCCGGGAGCAGGTCATCGAGTGTCTGGAGGGAGGGCTGGCGGCCCAGCATGCCGAGCAGCGCAAGCCGGCGGCGAGCGCCCAGCAGATGTCAACAGGATGA
- the bfr gene encoding bacterioferritin, producing the protein MKGDPKVLEFLQEVLTAELTAINQYFLHAEMMENWGYERLAKITKKESIEEMRHAEALLHRMLYLDGAPNMAKLFPLRIGQNVKQMLENDLALEYEAVPRLNKAIQAAVEAGDNGSRDLFESILKDEEHHIDFLEAQLHMIQEVGYENYLAEQIKDGE; encoded by the coding sequence ATGAAGGGCGACCCGAAGGTTCTCGAGTTCTTGCAGGAAGTCCTCACCGCCGAGCTGACGGCAATCAACCAGTATTTTCTCCATGCCGAGATGATGGAGAACTGGGGCTATGAGCGGCTGGCCAAGATCACAAAGAAGGAATCCATCGAGGAGATGCGGCACGCCGAGGCGCTGCTGCACCGGATGCTGTACCTGGACGGCGCGCCGAACATGGCGAAGCTGTTCCCGCTGCGGATCGGGCAGAACGTGAAGCAAATGCTGGAAAACGACCTGGCGCTGGAATACGAAGCGGTCCCGCGGCTGAACAAGGCGATCCAGGCGGCCGTGGAAGCCGGCGACAATGGTTCGCGCGACCTGTTCGAGTCCATTCTGAAAGACGAGGAGCACCACATCGATTTCCTCGAAGCCCAGCTTCACATGATTCAGGAAGTGGGCTACGAAAACTACCTGGCCGAACAGATCAAGGACGGCGAGTAG
- a CDS encoding GlcNAc-PI de-N-acetylase, with the protein MTTRRHFLSHAAGLALAVARPARASWRAPAGALAVKQRLERLRVVGSVLMIAAHPDDENTALLAWCAQGRKLRTGYLSLTRGEGGQNLIGTEQGELLGVIRTQELLAARRIDGAEQFFTRAIDFGFSKTADEALAKWGREQVLADVVWVIRRFRPDVVVLRFSGTPRDGHGHHQASAILGREAFRLAGDEKAFPDQLKHAQPWRPRRLFWNTFSFTRQQEAEAEKMPQRLMIDTGEYDPLLGMSYGEIAGLSRSQHRSQGMGAPERRGPAPNYLILYDGDPAHGDPFEGIDTSWNRVPGGAAVAAKLDEAAAAFSVDAPERVIGPLMEARRLMERIDHPDVRQKLEELDETVALAAGLWVDVSASHAAAAPGGSVTLNLSALNRSRLPARLERVELKGLAGAPQFGQAELGYNRLHTQRAALRVPDDAPLTQPLQLRHPPKGNLYGISSLAEIGPAEADPVLAAVFRVSIAAGSIELKRPVEHRYVDRVRGELTRPFVLVPPVSIRLSAMPLLFRTREPRTVPVEVRATAGAAAGILRLEAPEGWRVEPGPQRFDISDAGQAATLDFRLTPPEAGARGWLRAAAEANGRQWRHLVTNIEYEHIPPQTVLQAAETRLLREDIRVSVRRIGYVMGAGDLVPEALRELGCEVSILDDAELAHGDLSVYDTIVTGIRAWNVRAGLRAAHARLRDYMERGGAVLVQYNTLEGFGPEASDSVLRNVGPYPLRIGRSRVTVEEAPVRMLAPEHPLLVRPNRITAADFEGWIQERALYFPAEWDPRYEALLETADPGEPPQRGGLLFARVGKGAYIYTSYAWWRQLPAGVAGAWRIFANLVSAGR; encoded by the coding sequence ATGACGACACGAAGGCACTTTCTGTCCCATGCGGCAGGGCTGGCGCTGGCTGTAGCGCGGCCCGCGCGCGCTTCCTGGCGGGCGCCGGCGGGCGCATTGGCAGTGAAGCAGCGGCTGGAGCGGCTGCGCGTGGTAGGCAGCGTGCTGATGATCGCCGCCCATCCCGACGATGAAAACACGGCGTTGCTGGCCTGGTGCGCGCAGGGCCGGAAGCTGCGCACCGGGTATCTGTCGCTGACTCGCGGCGAAGGCGGGCAGAACCTGATCGGTACCGAACAGGGCGAATTGCTCGGGGTGATCCGCACGCAGGAGCTGCTGGCGGCGCGCCGCATCGACGGAGCCGAACAGTTCTTCACGCGGGCGATCGACTTCGGCTTTTCAAAGACGGCCGACGAAGCGCTGGCCAAGTGGGGCCGCGAGCAGGTGCTGGCCGATGTCGTCTGGGTGATCCGCCGGTTCCGGCCGGACGTCGTGGTGCTGCGCTTTTCCGGCACGCCGCGCGACGGACACGGGCATCATCAGGCGTCGGCGATCCTCGGCCGCGAAGCGTTCCGGCTGGCTGGCGACGAGAAAGCCTTCCCGGACCAGTTGAAGCATGCGCAGCCGTGGCGGCCGCGGCGGCTGTTCTGGAACACGTTCTCCTTCACCCGCCAGCAGGAGGCCGAAGCGGAAAAGATGCCGCAGCGGCTGATGATCGACACGGGCGAATACGATCCGCTGCTGGGGATGAGCTATGGCGAGATCGCCGGGCTGAGCCGCAGCCAGCACCGCAGCCAGGGCATGGGCGCGCCGGAGCGGCGCGGCCCGGCGCCGAATTATCTGATTCTGTACGACGGCGACCCGGCGCACGGGGATCCCTTTGAAGGAATCGACACGAGCTGGAACCGCGTGCCCGGCGGCGCGGCCGTGGCGGCAAAGCTCGACGAGGCGGCGGCCGCCTTTTCCGTGGACGCGCCGGAGCGCGTGATCGGGCCGCTCATGGAGGCGCGCCGGCTGATGGAGAGGATCGACCATCCGGACGTCCGCCAGAAGCTCGAAGAACTGGACGAAACGGTGGCCCTGGCGGCTGGCCTGTGGGTGGACGTGAGCGCATCGCACGCGGCGGCGGCACCGGGCGGTTCGGTCACGCTCAACCTGTCGGCGCTCAACCGGTCGAGGCTGCCGGCGCGGCTGGAGCGGGTCGAGCTCAAGGGGCTGGCCGGCGCGCCACAGTTTGGCCAGGCCGAGCTGGGTTACAACCGCCTGCACACACAGAGGGCGGCGCTGCGCGTGCCCGATGACGCGCCGCTGACGCAACCGCTGCAATTGCGGCATCCGCCGAAGGGCAACCTGTATGGGATCTCCAGCCTGGCCGAAATCGGGCCGGCGGAGGCGGATCCGGTGCTGGCGGCCGTGTTCCGCGTCTCGATTGCCGCGGGCTCCATCGAGCTGAAGCGGCCGGTGGAACACCGCTACGTGGACCGCGTGCGCGGCGAGCTGACGCGGCCGTTCGTCCTTGTGCCGCCGGTCTCCATCCGCCTCTCGGCGATGCCGCTGCTGTTTCGCACACGCGAGCCGCGCACCGTTCCAGTGGAGGTGCGCGCCACGGCGGGCGCGGCGGCGGGAATCCTGCGCCTTGAGGCACCCGAGGGCTGGCGCGTCGAGCCCGGGCCGCAGCGTTTCGATATTTCCGACGCGGGACAGGCAGCGACGCTCGACTTCCGCCTGACGCCGCCCGAGGCCGGCGCGCGCGGCTGGCTGCGCGCCGCGGCGGAGGCGAACGGGCGCCAGTGGCGTCATCTGGTGACGAACATTGAATACGAGCACATCCCGCCGCAGACCGTGTTGCAGGCGGCCGAAACGAGGCTGCTGCGCGAGGACATCCGGGTCTCTGTCCGCCGGATCGGCTACGTGATGGGCGCGGGCGATCTGGTTCCGGAGGCGCTGCGCGAGCTGGGCTGCGAGGTCTCGATACTGGACGACGCGGAGCTCGCGCACGGCGATCTCTCCGTCTACGACACCATCGTCACCGGCATCCGCGCCTGGAACGTGCGGGCCGGTCTGCGGGCCGCGCACGCGCGCCTGCGCGACTACATGGAGCGCGGGGGCGCCGTTTTGGTGCAGTACAACACGCTGGAAGGCTTCGGGCCGGAGGCGTCGGATTCCGTCCTTCGCAACGTGGGCCCGTATCCGCTGCGCATCGGCCGCAGCCGGGTGACGGTGGAGGAGGCGCCAGTGCGGATGCTCGCGCCCGAACACCCGCTGCTCGTGCGGCCCAACCGCATCACGGCGGCGGATTTTGAGGGCTGGATCCAGGAACGCGCGCTGTACTTTCCGGCCGAGTGGGATCCGCGCTATGAGGCGCTGCTCGAAACGGCCGATCCGGGCGAGCCACCGCAGCGCGGGGGACTGCTGTTTGCGCGCGTCGGCAAAGGCGCCTACATTTACACCTCCTACGCCTGGTGGCGGCAGTTGCCGGCCGGCGTCGCCGGCGCCTGGAGAATTTTCGCCAATCTGGTGAGCGCGGGCCGATGA